In Thermoplasmatales archaeon, the genomic stretch GAAGAAATAAAAACAAACTTGTTCTTCATTCCAAATGGTAACAAATATAAAGAAAATTGGAAAAATTTCGATGTTTTCTGCACAAACATTGAAATTGATGAATCAAATATTCTTAGTCTTGCAGATCTATATAGGAGAAGATGGAACATAGAAAATTTTTATAGAGATGCTCAAGAGAATTTTATGATAAAAACGAAGACAGAGAATCCTATTATAAGGTTTTTCTTTTTCATATTTTCTGCTATCCTTTATAATCTGTGGTACTTTATAAGAGAATTTATTTCTATAATAGCTGAAAAGTGGAAAGATTCTATTCTTGATTTAATAAAGCAAAGAAAAGTTCTATGTAATATTAATTGTGCTAAAAGAATCGATGAAAAAATCATCAAAATTTTTTAATAATTTATCTCGAAAGTTATAGGACTATCTTTCGCTAATATTTTTATAGAGAAGAAATTATTTTTTGATTTTTTGTTTTCAGAACAATTAAATTAAATTGATAAAAAATTTTTTATTTTTTTGCAAAAAATTTGATTGCAAAAATCAAAATCTAACACAACATTCGGAAATACTGACTCAAAATTTTTTGTAAAAGTATATTAATTTTTTATCATTTATTTTTATGAAAAATTTATGGCATGAAATAGAAACTGGTCCAAATCCCCCAGAAATAATTAATGTTATAATCGAGAATCCGATGGGTTCAAGAAAAAAATATGAATATAACAAAAAGTATAACCTGATAGAATTTGATAGAATGATATTTTCACCATTTCATTATCCGGGGGATTATGGATTTATACCAAGAACATATTGCGAGGACGGCGACCCCTTGGATGCTCTTGTTCTGGTAACGGAGGCAAGTCATCCAATGGTTCTACTGAAAGTAAGACCTGTTGCGGTTTTAAAAATGATAGATGAAAATAAGCCAGATAACAAGATAATTTCAGTTCCTTTAAATGATCCAAGATTTAACGATATAAAAGATAAAAAAGATTTATCGAAGCATTTATTGAAGGAAATACAGCATTTTTTTAGAGTTTATAAGGAGCTTGAAGGGAAAAAGGTTAAAATAGAAGGATGGGGAAATGCCAAAGATGCAAAAGAGGAAATAATATATTGCATGAAGCTTTATAAAAAATTTATTCGAAAATCCACTTTATTATAGCCATTTGTGCCCAGAGCCTGTTCCATGCTTCCTCAAATATTACTGATTGTTTTCCGTGAGCCACTTCTTTTGTAACTTCATATCCATAGTAGGCGGGCAGGCAATGTAAGAATATTGCATCTTTTTTTGCCTTTGCCATAAATACCTCATTAACAGTATATCCCTGAAAATCTCTAATTCTTTCTTCCTTTTCATGTTCATCTCCCATTGAAATCCATGTATCTGTTGCAATTATATCCGCATTTACAGGTGAATTCTCATTTAACTCCTCTATTTCAAATTTTCCACCAATCTCCCTTGCTTTTTTAATATATAATTCAGATGGCCAATATTTTCTTGGAGAAACAATCTTAACATTCATTCCCACGATTGCCCCCCCAAGCAAATAAGAATGAGCCATATTGTTATTTCCATCACCAATATAGACAAAATTTATATCCTTCAATCTACCCTTCTTTTCCTTTACTGTCATAAAATCAGCAATAACCTGGCAAGGATGTTCTGCATCATCGAGAGCATTTATTACAGGAACGCTTGCGTGCCTTGCCAGTTCTTTCATATTTTCATGGCTGTATGCTCTATAAGCAATTATATCTGCATATTTACTAAGAACTTTTGCAGTATCCTCTATTGTTTCCCCTCTTCCAAGCTGAATATCATTTTTACTTAAAAATATTGAATGTCCTCCCAATTTTTTTACCGCAACATCAAATGATACTCTTGTCCTCGTAGAACTTTTTTCAAAAATCATTGCCATAACTTTTCCTTCCATTATCCTTTTGCATCCATATTTTTTAATTTCTATTGCATCATTTATTATTTTTTCAAGATCATTTTTAACATCAACAATTGATATCAAATCTTTCTTCATATAAATGCAATTATTTTGCATTATTAAACATTTTTCTAATTTCATTATTTTGCCAGCCTAAATTGTTTCTGGACTTTAATTTTTTAATCTTTATCCCACCAAAATTATATATAAAAAAGTAATTAGCTACAATGATTGAAATTAGAAATCTCAGGAAAACATATAATGGAATTGTTGCGGTTAATAACATTTCTTTCGAGGTTAAAAAAGGAGAGGTTTTTGCTTTACTTGGCCCAAATGGGGCTGGAAAAACAACAACAATAAAGGCAATTCTTGGTTTAATAAAAATTGATGAAGGGGAGGTAAGAATAAATGGTATAGATGTGTTTTCAAATGAAAGAGAGGCAAAAAAATTGATTGGATACCTGCCAGAAACACCCTCTTTTTATGAAAATTTAACAGCCCTTCAAACCCTCGAATTTTTTGCTGAATTGCGAGGCGTTGAAAAAGAAAAATGTGTTGAAATTCTAAAAGAAGTAGGGCTTGGCGACGCAATTAATAGAAAAGTTGGGGGCTTTTCGAAGGGTATGATACAGCGCCTCGGGCTGGCGCAGTGCATGATGGGCTCCCCCTCCTTGCTTATATTAGATGAGCCTACAAGTGGGCTTGATGCACTGGGGGCATATGAGATAAGGAATAGGATAAGAAAGATGAAGGAAGAAGGGAATACAATAGTTCTTTCATCTCATATTCTTTCCGAAGTTCAAGAGCTTAGCGATAGGGTTGCGATAATGAATAGGGGAAATATAATTGCGATAGATAGCGTTGAAAAATTGAGCCAAAAGTTAAAAATTCAGCCAAAGTTAAAAATAAATATTTTAAATCCATCAGAGAAAATATTGGAAGCTATAAAGAAAGTAAATGGCGTGGAAGATATAAAAATTGAGGGAAATATTATAGAGATAAAATGCTCATCTGAAACTAAGGCAAGTGTTATAAATGCAATTGAGGATGCTGGGGGAAAAATAATTGATTTCAAGACAGTTGAGCCAACTCTTGAGGAGATATTTGTAAAAATGGTGAAGGAAAATGAATAAAATTTTTGCAATAGCTAAAAAAGAATTTATGGATAACTGGAGAAATAAGTGGATTATAGCAATTTCAGCAATATTTTTAATTTTAACTGTTGTTGTTTCATATTTTACTAAGGGTGAGTGGCAGAATCTTTCTTCAACAATAGTGGGCATGATGAGCTTTGTCGAACTTTTAATTCCAATATTGGGGCTAATGCTTGGATATGCAACAATTGCTGGAGAAAAAGAGCGTGGCTCTCTTGCAATTCTTTTATCATATCCTGTTAGAAGATGGGAGATATTGATAGGAAAATTTTTGGGACTGAGCTGTGTTATTGCTTCTTCGATTTTTATTGGTTTTGGGATTGCGGGGGTAATAATAGGAATAAATGTAAAAGAGGTTAAATGGTTAGAATATTTTTACTTTATAGCAATCTCCATCCTTCTGGGAATTGTTTATATAGCAATTTCAATAATGCTTTCCTCTATATTTAAAAAACGCGCCACCGCGATGGGAGGGGCAATTTTTACTTGGTTCTTCTTTTCGATGATATGGGGGATAATACTTTTTGGCTTGCTTATAATCATTTATAAATCAAATCCCTTTCAAATTGTAAATGAAAATTTTACTGCCCCAAACTGGTTTTATTTTTTAAGTGCTTTAAATCCAGTAAGTGCTTTTGAAAGTCTTATATATTTAAATGTCACTCCCATAAGGGGCGCAATTCCTATTAACTATCCTTCATTTTATAACAATCCCTTCCTTTTTTCAATGCTTTTTATCTGGATAATATTATCTCTTGCAGTTGCATATCTCTTTTTCAGGAATAAAGATATTTAGAAATTTCATCTGCAACGCTCACTTTGCTATATTCACTTTCAATTGTATCAGTTGATACAATTTCTTTGCAACCCGCATTTAAAATTTTTCTATCTGCACCACTTATAAAAAGACCATGGATGCATGCAGTATAAATTTCTCTTGCCTTCTGATTTTTTAAAATTTCTACTGCTTTTTTCATTGTTCCGCCAGTTGAGATTATATCATCCATAATAAGAACTCTTTTGTTTTCAACATCCATATCTTTTAATTCCATAAATACTTCATTTTCGCTTATTCTATTTTTCCTAAAATAATTATAATTGCAATTCAAAATTTCTGCTGATTTTTTAGCCATTTCAACCGCTCCTTCATCTGGCGAAATTATAACATCTACCTTTTCCTTGAAATATTTTGTAAGTGAAGGAGTTGCATCGCAGATATTTACCTCTATATCAAAAAAATTTTTTATATGTTCTTTATGCGGATTTATCAAAATTAATCTATCAGCACTCATTTCAATTAATTCTGCGATTTTCTCTGCACTAACTGCTTCTCCCTCTTCAAATATTTTATCCTGCCTTCCATAGCCATAATAAGGAATAACAACATCTATTCTTTTTGCAAATCTGCTTACAGCATCCTGAATTAAAAAAAGCTCAATTATATTTTCATCAGGATATGTATTCTGAACAATTATCGCATGCTCAAATTCTTCATTTATTTTAACATAGCATTCCCCATCAGGAAATCTTTTAAGAGTAATATCAGCAATAC encodes the following:
- a CDS encoding ABC transporter permease, producing MNKIFAIAKKEFMDNWRNKWIIAISAIFLILTVVVSYFTKGEWQNLSSTIVGMMSFVELLIPILGLMLGYATIAGEKERGSLAILLSYPVRRWEILIGKFLGLSCVIASSIFIGFGIAGVIIGINVKEVKWLEYFYFIAISILLGIVYIAISIMLSSIFKKRATAMGGAIFTWFFFSMIWGIILFGLLIIIYKSNPFQIVNENFTAPNWFYFLSALNPVSAFESLIYLNVTPIRGAIPINYPSFYNNPFLFSMLFIWIILSLAVAYLFFRNKDI
- a CDS encoding transposase: EEIKTNLFFIPNGNKYKENWKNFDVFCTNIEIDESNILSLADLYRRRWNIENFYRDAQENFMIKTKTENPIIRFFFFIFSAILYNLWYFIREFISIIAEKWKDSILDLIKQRKVLCNINCAKRIDEKIIKIF
- a CDS encoding ribose-phosphate diphosphokinase translates to MKIVAGSSSKNLANRISEKTGIGIADITLKRFPDGECYVKINEEFEHAIIVQNTYPDENIIELFLIQDAVSRFAKRIDVVIPYYGYGRQDKIFEEGEAVSAEKIAELIEMSADRLILINPHKEHIKNFFDIEVNICDATPSLTKYFKEKVDVIISPDEGAVEMAKKSAEILNCNYNYFRKNRISENEVFMELKDMDVENKRVLIMDDIISTGGTMKKAVEILKNQKAREIYTACIHGLFISGADRKILNAGCKEIVSTDTIESEYSKVSVADEISKYLYS
- a CDS encoding ABC transporter ATP-binding protein — protein: MIEIRNLRKTYNGIVAVNNISFEVKKGEVFALLGPNGAGKTTTIKAILGLIKIDEGEVRINGIDVFSNEREAKKLIGYLPETPSFYENLTALQTLEFFAELRGVEKEKCVEILKEVGLGDAINRKVGGFSKGMIQRLGLAQCMMGSPSLLILDEPTSGLDALGAYEIRNRIRKMKEEGNTIVLSSHILSEVQELSDRVAIMNRGNIIAIDSVEKLSQKLKIQPKLKINILNPSEKILEAIKKVNGVEDIKIEGNIIEIKCSSETKASVINAIEDAGGKIIDFKTVEPTLEEIFVKMVKENE
- the argF gene encoding ornithine carbamoyltransferase, which encodes MKKDLISIVDVKNDLEKIINDAIEIKKYGCKRIMEGKVMAMIFEKSSTRTRVSFDVAVKKLGGHSIFLSKNDIQLGRGETIEDTAKVLSKYADIIAYRAYSHENMKELARHASVPVINALDDAEHPCQVIADFMTVKEKKGRLKDINFVYIGDGNNNMAHSYLLGGAIVGMNVKIVSPRKYWPSELYIKKAREIGGKFEIEELNENSPVNADIIATDTWISMGDEHEKEERIRDFQGYTVNEVFMAKAKKDAIFLHCLPAYYGYEVTKEVAHGKQSVIFEEAWNRLWAQMAIIKWIFE
- a CDS encoding inorganic diphosphatase, translated to MKNLWHEIETGPNPPEIINVIIENPMGSRKKYEYNKKYNLIEFDRMIFSPFHYPGDYGFIPRTYCEDGDPLDALVLVTEASHPMVLLKVRPVAVLKMIDENKPDNKIISVPLNDPRFNDIKDKKDLSKHLLKEIQHFFRVYKELEGKKVKIEGWGNAKDAKEEIIYCMKLYKKFIRKSTLL